One genomic window of Candidatus Didemnitutus sp. includes the following:
- a CDS encoding secretin N-terminal domain-containing protein — protein MKSSFALYLCLGSCAVAAVNLDQPIDRLRFDSAPLPAALRSLGRATHTTILIEPDVKGEVTVEIHGGTLRNALASLTGPTGYYFEEEGEGVVVRRRKTVLYAIDYPQLSRSGSGSASITLGGTGGGSTGNGNQNQVTSGISQLNQTNGSAADATQVSISQDNPNTFWTGLEAELRAMLQDGESLVVNRFSGVAQVTATRSTHEAVGNFISMVNRRISRQVEIEARLVEVTLRDEQKLGVDWEMATAAAGDLRVSAGAPLNVAGVGGSVLAVDTFSANLGFGKATAVIQALKQQGEVSTVAQPRLRALNNQTAFIKVGEDRPFFRLQQATTYQQTGTTVPYNQTQETFSISTITIGTILAVTPQIDNDGVITLDILPAITRLQAIVTSPDGKQTAPVTEVKQASTIVRLRDGETAVIGGLISEDHGQTTRSVPVLGAVPVLGHAFRTKATLKNRTELVIFLTPRLIQ, from the coding sequence ATGAAATCATCCTTTGCTCTCTATCTCTGCCTCGGCAGCTGCGCGGTCGCCGCCGTGAACCTCGATCAGCCCATCGACCGCTTGCGATTCGATTCGGCTCCGCTGCCAGCGGCGCTGCGATCCCTTGGACGGGCGACGCATACCACCATTCTCATCGAACCTGACGTTAAAGGGGAGGTCACCGTCGAGATCCACGGCGGCACCCTGCGCAACGCGCTGGCCTCGCTTACCGGTCCCACTGGTTACTATTTCGAGGAAGAAGGTGAAGGCGTCGTGGTCCGCCGCCGCAAAACCGTCCTCTACGCCATCGATTACCCGCAATTGTCGCGGTCGGGTTCGGGGAGCGCTTCGATCACGCTCGGCGGCACCGGTGGCGGATCGACCGGGAATGGTAATCAGAACCAGGTCACGTCGGGAATTTCTCAGCTCAATCAGACGAACGGCAGTGCTGCGGATGCCACGCAAGTCTCGATCTCACAGGACAACCCGAACACGTTCTGGACCGGACTGGAGGCGGAGTTGCGCGCGATGCTGCAGGATGGAGAGTCACTCGTCGTTAATCGCTTCAGCGGAGTAGCCCAGGTCACGGCGACGCGCTCCACCCATGAAGCAGTCGGGAACTTCATCTCGATGGTCAATCGGCGGATTTCGCGGCAGGTTGAGATCGAGGCTCGGCTGGTTGAAGTCACGCTGCGGGACGAGCAGAAGCTGGGCGTCGATTGGGAGATGGCCACCGCTGCTGCCGGTGATCTGAGGGTCAGTGCCGGAGCGCCCCTCAATGTCGCCGGGGTCGGTGGCTCGGTTCTCGCTGTTGATACTTTCAGTGCGAATCTGGGTTTTGGTAAGGCCACGGCGGTCATCCAGGCGCTTAAGCAGCAAGGCGAGGTCAGCACCGTTGCTCAGCCCCGGCTCCGCGCCCTGAACAATCAAACCGCCTTTATTAAGGTGGGGGAGGATCGGCCGTTCTTCCGTCTGCAACAGGCAACGACCTACCAGCAGACGGGCACTACCGTCCCCTACAACCAGACGCAGGAGACGTTCTCCATCTCCACGATCACCATCGGCACGATTCTGGCCGTGACGCCGCAGATCGATAACGATGGCGTCATCACCTTGGACATCCTGCCGGCGATCACGCGTCTGCAGGCCATCGTCACCAGTCCTGACGGAAAGCAAACGGCGCCGGTCACGGAGGTGAAACAGGCGTCGACCATTGTCCGCCTACGGGACGGTGAAACCGCCGTCATCGGCGGCCTGATCTCGGAGGACCACGGCCAGACGACCCGCTCTGTGCCGGTTCTCGGCGCGGTGCCCGTCCTGGGCCATGCCTTCCGCACGAAGGCGACACTCAAGAACCGCACGGAACTCGTGATCTTCCTGACCCCGCGGCTCATCCAGTAA